The following proteins are co-located in the Procambarus clarkii isolate CNS0578487 chromosome 16, FALCON_Pclarkii_2.0, whole genome shotgun sequence genome:
- the LOC123753182 gene encoding pre-mRNA-splicing factor 38B-like — translation MTQRVRKAEQPKRGDKQTAGNSRQADSWKESTSRQPETVDKQTAGKSRQAEQPERDDKQNSRKESTSRQPERVDKQNSRKETTSRTAGKSRQAEQPERVDKQNSRKETTSRQPERVDKQNSRKESTSRTAGKRRQAEQPERDDKQNSRKESTSRTAGKRRQAEQPERVDKQNSRRESTSRTAGKSRQAEQPERVDKQNCRKQSTSRQLETVDKQNSRKESTSRQPERVDKQNSRKQSTSRQPERVDKQNSRKESTSRTAGNSRQAEQPEWGKTPSN, via the coding sequence AGAGTGCGAAAAGCAGAACAGCCGAAAAGGGGTGACAAGCAGACAGCCGGAAACAGTCGACAAGCAGACAGTTGGAAAGAGTCGACAAGCAGACAGCCGGAAACAGTCGACAAGCAGACAGCCGGAAAGAGTCGACAAGCAGAACAGCCGGAAAGAGACGACAAGCAGAACAGCCGGAAAGAGTCGACAAGCAGACAGCCGGAAAGAGTCGACAAGCAGAACAGCCGGAAAGAGACGACAAGCAGAACAGCCGGAAAGAGTCGACAAGCAGAACAGCCGGAAAGAGTCGACAAGCAGAACAGCCGGAAAGAGACGACAAGCAGACAGCCGGAAAGAGTCGATAAGCAGAACAGCCGGAAAGAGTCGACAAGCAGAACAGCCGGAAAGAGACGACAAGCAGAACAGCCGGAAAGAGACGACAAGCAGAACAGCCGGAAAGAGTCGACAAGCAGAACAGCCGGAAAGAGACGACAAGCAGAACAGCCGGAGAGAGTCGACAAGCAGAACAGCCGGAGAGAGTCGACAAGCAGAACAGCCGGAAAGAGTCGACAAGCAGAACAGCCGGAAAGAGTCGACAAGCAGAACTGCCGGAAACAGTCGACAAGCAGACAGTTGGAAACAGTCGACAAGCAGAACAGCCGGAAAGAGTCGACAAGCAGACAGCCGGAAAGAGTCGACAAGCAGAACAGCCGGAAACAGTCGACAAGCAGACAGCCGGAAAGAGTCGACAAGCAGAACAGCCGGAAAGAGTCGACAAGCAGAACAGCCGGAAACAGTCGACAAGCAGAACAGCCGGAATGGGGCAAAACTCCTTCTaactga